The following proteins are co-located in the Microplitis demolitor isolate Queensland-Clemson2020A chromosome 3, iyMicDemo2.1a, whole genome shotgun sequence genome:
- the LOC103569698 gene encoding tumor suppressor candidate 3 — MDIKLQNIFLLMGLLIFNIDFTYGQNRIKPGQTSLSDRVQQLTEMAMKKPVFKFNGAKFKEYVKTPPRNYSIIVMFTAMAPQRKCQICQHAHEEFITVANSFRYSQFYSNKLFFATVDFDEGSDVFQMMRLNTAPVFIHFPAKGKPKSADTMDIQRIGFSAEAIAKWISERTDIQIRVFRPPNYSGTVAVIMLLILIGGFLYLRRNNLDFIYNKTIWSLGAMFFTLTMISGQMWNHIRGPPFIHKAANGNIVYIHGSSQGQFVLESYIVMILNGAVILGMLLMTEAACRKGDIKKRRIFAVIGLGLVAVFFSLLLSIFRNKAQAYPYSLLFK, encoded by the exons ATGGATATTAAACTACAAAATATATTCCTTTTAATGggtttacttatatttaatattgattttactTATGGTCAAAATCGTATAAAGCCg GGACAAACTTCTTTGTCAGATCGTGTTCAACAACTAACTGAAATGGCTATGAAAAAGCcagtttttaagtttaatggagctaaatttaaagaatatgTTAAGACTCCACCAagaaattattctattattgtTATGTTTACTGCCATGGCACCACAGCGTAAATGTCAAATATgcca GCATGCCCACGAGGAGTTTATAACAGTTGCAAACTCATTTCGCTATTctcaattttattcaaacaagTTATTCTTTGCAACTGTCGATTTCGATGAGGGATCAGATGTTTTTCAAATG ATGCGATTGAATACTGCTCCGGTGTTTATACACTTTCCCGCAAAAGGAAAACCTAAATCAGCCGATACTATGGATATACAACGAATCGGATTTAGTGCAGAAGCAATAGCAAAATGGATTTCAGAACGAACTGATATTCAG ATTCGTGTATTCAGACCTCCTAATTATTCTGGCACTGTAGCTGTTAtcatgttattaattttaataggagGATTCTTATATTTAAGACGAAATAACTTggactttatttataacaaaactaTTTGGAGTTTAGGTGCTATG TTCTTTACTCTTACAATGATCTCTGGACAAATGTGGAATCATATCAGAGGTCCTCCTTTTATTCACAAGGCAGCAAATggaaatattgtatatatacatgGATCATCTCAAGGTCAATTTGTCTTGGAAAGCTATATTGTCATGATTTTAA atgGAGCTGTAATTTTAGGCATGCTTTTAATGACAGAAGCTGCATGTCGAAAAGGTGATATTAAAAAGCGACGAATTTTCGCTGTGATCGGTTTAGGTTTAGTCGCTGTATTTTTCAGCCTTTTACTATCTATTTTCAGAAATAAAGCACAAGCTTATCCGTACAG tCTTCTTTTCAAATGA